A genomic segment from Pseudosulfitobacter sp. DSM 107133 encodes:
- a CDS encoding ABC transporter ATP-binding protein, giving the protein MLDHGAEGPIADIRGLRVEFQTKDGPVLGVEDVSFSINAGETVCVVGESGSGKSVSSLSLMRLVEFGGGRIAGGQLMFDRKDHAQVDLAQADQSLMRTIRGNEIGMIFQEPMTALNPVFTVGRQLTEGLRLHKGMTKKEASARALELMRQVRIPEPERRLQQYPHELSGGMRQRVVIAMALACEPRLLIADEPTTALDVTIQAEILALMDRLKRETGTAVMFITHDMAVVAQMADRVVVMFRGKKVEEGPVADIFEAPKHPYTKALLAAVPKLGEMTGKQYPEPMKLLGRNQGEIKPIVGEENEVLLEVRNLTTRFEVKGGLLRRTVANVHAVEDLSFSINKGQTLSLVGESGCGKSTAGRSILRLVEPLSGEVRLGGKDIIALNQHDLRTARLDMQMIFQDPFASLNPQMQLSDQVAEPMQNYGMFKGDEGRKRIEMLFDRVELPRSFMRRYPHELSGGQRQRVAIARALALNPKLIIADEAVSALDVSVQAQVLNLMMELQEEMDLSFLFISHDMAVVERVSHFVGVMYLGRIVELGPRSAVFENPQHPYTQALMKAVPIADPRQRKDEKDLNFKPIPSPIHPADYVAAPSEYREISPGHKVLTTDSGY; this is encoded by the coding sequence ATGCTGGACCACGGGGCCGAAGGGCCGATTGCCGATATCAGAGGGTTGCGGGTCGAATTCCAGACCAAAGACGGCCCTGTTTTGGGTGTCGAGGACGTGTCCTTTTCCATCAACGCGGGCGAAACGGTCTGCGTGGTGGGCGAATCTGGCTCGGGCAAGTCGGTGTCATCGCTGTCGCTGATGCGTCTGGTTGAATTCGGCGGCGGGAGAATTGCCGGCGGGCAATTGATGTTTGACCGCAAGGACCATGCGCAGGTGGATCTGGCACAGGCCGATCAAAGCCTGATGCGCACGATTCGCGGCAATGAAATCGGTATGATCTTTCAGGAACCGATGACCGCGCTGAACCCGGTGTTTACCGTGGGCCGCCAGCTGACCGAAGGGCTGCGCCTGCACAAGGGGATGACCAAAAAAGAGGCATCCGCCCGCGCGCTGGAACTGATGCGACAGGTGCGCATCCCCGAACCCGAACGTCGTCTGCAACAATACCCGCACGAATTGTCCGGCGGCATGCGCCAGCGTGTCGTGATCGCCATGGCGCTGGCCTGCGAGCCGCGCCTTCTGATCGCGGACGAACCCACAACCGCGCTGGACGTGACGATTCAGGCCGAAATTCTGGCGCTGATGGACCGGCTGAAGCGCGAAACCGGCACCGCCGTGATGTTCATCACGCACGACATGGCCGTGGTGGCGCAAATGGCCGACCGCGTTGTCGTCATGTTCCGCGGCAAGAAGGTCGAGGAAGGCCCGGTCGCCGACATCTTCGAGGCGCCCAAACACCCCTATACCAAGGCTTTGCTGGCCGCCGTGCCCAAACTGGGCGAAATGACGGGCAAGCAATATCCCGAACCGATGAAGCTGCTGGGCCGCAATCAGGGCGAGATCAAACCGATTGTCGGCGAAGAGAACGAAGTGCTGCTTGAGGTGCGCAACCTGACCACACGTTTCGAGGTCAAGGGTGGGCTGTTGCGGCGCACTGTGGCCAATGTCCATGCTGTCGAAGACCTGTCGTTTTCGATCAACAAGGGCCAGACGCTCAGCCTTGTGGGCGAATCCGGCTGCGGCAAATCCACTGCGGGCCGCTCGATCCTGCGTCTGGTCGAACCGCTTTCGGGCGAGGTCCGGTTGGGCGGCAAGGACATCATCGCGCTGAACCAGCACGATCTGCGCACCGCGCGGCTGGACATGCAGATGATCTTTCAGGACCCGTTCGCCAGCCTGAATCCGCAGATGCAACTTTCGGATCAGGTGGCTGAACCGATGCAGAACTATGGCATGTTCAAGGGCGACGAAGGGCGCAAGCGCATCGAAATGCTGTTCGACCGTGTCGAGCTGCCGCGCAGTTTCATGCGCCGCTATCCGCACGAACTGTCCGGCGGGCAACGCCAACGGGTCGCCATCGCGCGCGCCCTTGCGCTGAACCCCAAGCTGATCATCGCGGACGAGGCGGTCAGCGCGCTGGATGTGTCGGTGCAGGCGCAGGTGTTGAACCTGATGATGGAGCTGCAAGAGGAAATGGACCTGTCATTCCTGTTCATCAGCCACGACATGGCCGTGGTCGAACGGGTCAGCCACTTTGTCGGGGTGATGTATCTGGGACGAATCGTCGAATTGGGGCCACGCAGTGCGGTGTTCGAAAACCCGCAGCACCCCTATACCCAAGCGCTGATGAAGGCGGTGCCCATCGCCGATCCGCGCCAGCGCAAGGACGAGAAAGACCTGAACTTCAAGCCGATCCCGTCCCCCATTCACCCGGCGGATTACGTCGCCGCCCCGTCGGAATACCGCGAGATTTCGCCCGGCCACAAAGTCCTGACCACCGACAGCGGATACTGA